One Chanodichthys erythropterus isolate Z2021 chromosome 10, ASM2448905v1, whole genome shotgun sequence DNA segment encodes these proteins:
- the arhgef18b gene encoding rho guanine nucleotide exchange factor 18 isoform X1: protein MADPPLNNSWPSFSWMKRWSFKRASDCKPCTQIRAPVSAPSSSSSLSPASIPEDVFFSSSPEDKRNFLAESDECSSEEDLLDLCSSLRDSEYFRDLQLGSIDQPDVQLPFLTAPDKGPTPLLPPVSTSESGSRQDSTEFHTHQLDQIDHTGIFAGGEAMDRLVAIRSSEYQDYPEFEQDEDSDSDNFPILVRSMSTSRRHSWEAPVSPIDLGRRFSLDTTGIDSDGEREDQCLAKSSHLPSPSFSESSVEETTGAVESESPKTTQPPSPARTVYSRSEILATDEKSQADKVSRILETSKQAAREAREEQESEEGLQSVEGRSHVLMVQKVLQELKQYHGAKRRNSSTERKEERGSVTWYEFLEIENDEEEGERPERQERGTKVKRTLSSLRSRVTGSFNKDKGKTREKEQHKEKNREREKDKEKEKELREREKVRRRSVSGHQLVPGSFSSWATCSLCSKTLQRKHGLQCLNCAVNVHKSCKNLLPECSSKSKTKESVHKSSNTAAQLYSQALRDPCSALTPINGSSRTSRCASGMTVPPKGHSAQPAASSNPTVSHNSSSCPITGEMDEVDGFRLKRPTDDTVSLASTAPESLIVEDAYYTTVRGELEAIAQDFEVESWSLAVDQHFLKKYSKEMMKRQDVIYELIQTEIHHVRTLKIMLRVYARELRETLQLDDRKLDCLFPQLDSLLELHSHFLSRLRERRTESLQPGSDHNYAIHKISDILISQFSGELGERMKESYGDFCSRHTEAVNYYKEQLQSNKKFQNLMRKISNLSIVRRLGVPECILLVTQRITKYPVLVERILQNTEARTEEHEGLAQALGLIKDTIVQVDSQVNLYEKEARLREITSKMEPKSLGKIKDGRVFRKEDLSQGRRILLFEGMVNWKSASGRLKDILAVLLTDVLVLLQEKDQRYVFSTVDNKPSVISLQKLIVREVAHEERAMFLICASSNEPEMYEIHTASKEDRNTWITHIRQAVESCPHTEERLFSEEEEARVTRFKEFHDRLTLKDAQIVQSLTEKLQLFAELAESVAGLEDTSSRSRLLLRGDASDLQQGEQLLKGAITEVENLQNLLASGARETSPQTEGNQSPSLSLLPRRADTFGGYDSIATILPKNGSIKKKVPGASGRTRDRSQRASSDPLLKEVYTCQDQDEPDEASSRGCHKMWSSCKFPESEFYERVLLLSQRLYSLQAIISQQDSHIELQRTSLLTAERDRPGSRNRGTDVLLEQEKQRNLEKHREELANFQRLQSQHRQEQARWEREREKQRRQAEADQQRLKEREEECRRLEVRLAEERQELERQRQTYQQDLERLRESTRSVEKERERLEQQRKLKKHNTVPNTAALYAQEVGQLSVSSSVNGELLFGRGGDQALPLKSHLRTTLSASPADYPERPEVHSRRESSCNTLPAKTEVPIHLISTTNQLHKPGSVQQQIPTKLAALSKGKERSGKSKSAHRSESMASVDMKATIKLSARDSDGGHKARRPISPHQPQHSHSDSLSPPDAYTDVQSSLAPAALKSHNQTSQHNLPYTVSDEVAKEDVIFF from the exons AGGAACTTTTTGGCTGAGAGTGACGAGTGCAGCAGTGAGGAGGATCTTTTAGACCTCTGCTCTTCTCTGAGAGACTCAGAATATTTCAGAGACCTGCAACTCGGATCCATTGACCAACCAGACGTGCAACTTCCTTTCTTAACGGCACCTGACAAGGGTCCTACCCCTTTGTTACCTCCTGTGTCCACATCAGAGAGTGGATCTAGGCAGGATTCCACAGAGTTCCACACCCATCAACTTGACCAGATAGACCACACTGGGATTTTTGCTGGAGGGGAAGCCATGGATCGCTTGGTTGCTATCAGATCTTCAGAGTACCAGGATTATCCAGAATTCGAGCAAGATGAGGACTCGGACTCGGATAACTTTCCTATATTGGTTCGATCTATGTCCACGTCACGTAGACACAGCTGGGAAGCGCCAGTATCACCAATTGACCTGGGCAGAAG ATTCAGTCTAGACACCACCGGCATTGACAGTGATGGGGAAAGAGAGGACCAGTGTTTGGCCAAAAGTTCCCATTTACCATCTCCCTCCTTCTCCGAAAGCTCAGTTGAAGAAACGACCGGTGCCGTGGAAAGTGAAAGCCCCAAAACAACG CAGCCGCCCTCACCAGCAAGGACAGTGTATTCCAGATCTGAAATTCTTGCAACTGATGAAAAATCGCAAGCTGACAAAGTTTCCCGCATACTGGAGACTTCTAAGCAGGCTGCCAGAGAGGCTAGAG AAGAGCAGGAGTCGGAAGAGGGGCTGCAGTCTGTGGAGGGACGAAGTCATGT GCTGATGGTACAGAAAGTTCTACAGGAGCTTAAGCAGTATCACGG AGCTAAACGCAGAAATTCAAGCACAGAAAGAAAAGAGGAGAGAGGGAGTGTCACGTGGTACGAGTTTCTCGAAATTGA AAATGATGAGGAAGAGGGGGAAAGACCGGAGCGTCAGGAAAGAGGCACCAAAGTCAAGCGGACTCTGAGCTCGTTGAGGAGTCGCGTGACCGGATCCTTCAACAAAGACAAA GGTAAGACTCGAGAGAAAGAGCAGCACAAAgagaaaaacagagagagagagaaggacaaagagaaagagaaagagttgAGAGAGCGTGAGAAAGTGCGGCGCCGCAGCGTGAGCGGCCACCAGCTCGTGCCTGGCTCATTTTCAAGCTGGGCGACATGTTCACTGTGCAGCAAGACCCTGCAGAGGAAGCATGGCCTGCAGTGTTTGA ACTGCGCCGTGAACGTCCACAAGAGCTGCAAGAACCTGCTGCCCGAGTGTAGCAGTAAAAGCAAG ACAAAAGAATCGGTGCACAAGTCGTCAAACACCGCAGCTCAGTTGTATAGCCAAG CTCTGCGGGACCCCTGCTCTGCCCTGACTCCCATCAATGGCTCGTCCCGAACGTCACGCTGTGCTTCAGGTATGACCGTTCCGCCCAAAGGACACAGCGCCCAACCTGCCGCCTCCAGCAACCCTACAGTCAGCCACAACAGCAGCAGCTG CCCTATCACAGGAGAGATGGACGAGGTTGACGGATTCAGGCTGAAGCGCCCCACTGACGACACTGTATCTCTCGCCTCCACAGCGCCCGAATCTCTCATCGTTGAAG ATGCATATTACACCACAGTGCGAGGGGAGCTGGAAGCCATCGCGCAAGACTTCGAGGTGGAGTCCTGGAGTCTGGCTGTGGATCAGCACTTCTTAAAGAAGTATTCAAAGGAGATGATGAAGAGACAGGATGTTATATATG AGCTCATCCAGACAGAGATCCACCACGTGCGGACACTCAAGATCATGCTCCGCGTGTATGCTCGAGAGCTGCGGGAGACGCTACAGCTGGACGACAGGAAGCTGGACTGTCTGTTTCCCCAGCTGGACAGTCTGCTGGAGCTGCACAGCCACTTCCTGTCCCGGCTCAGGGAGCGTCGCACAGAATCCCTGCAGCCGGGCAGCGATCACAACTATGCCATCCATAAAATTTCAGATATCCTTATATCCCAG TTTTCTGGAGAACTTGGAGAGCGAATGAAGGAAAGTTATGGGGATTTCTGCAGTCGACACACAGAGGCTGTCAACTACTACAAAGAGCAGCTCCAGAGCAACAAGAAGTTCCAGAATCTCATGAGA AAAATAAGTAATCTGTCAATAGTGCGGCGGTTAGGCGTTCCAGAGTGCATCTTGCTGGTGACACAGCGAATCACCAAGTATCCTGTTCTTGTGGAGCGCATCCTGCAAAACACAGAAG CCAGGACAGAGGAACATGAAGGATTAGCACAAGCTCTCGGCCTAATCAAAGACACCATAGTTCAGGTGGACTCCCAGGTCAATCTCTACGAGAAGGAAGCACGGCTCAGGGAAATCACCTCCAAGATGGAGCCCAAGTCCCTCGGGAAAATCAAAGATGGACGTGTCTTTCGTAAGGAGGACCTTTCTCAGGGCCGCCGCATACTCTTGTTCGAGGGTATGGTAAACTGGAAATCAGCATCTGGTCGCCTCAAAG ATATTCTAGCTGTACTTCTTACCGATGTTCTCGTCTTGTTGCAAGAAAAGGATCAGAGATATGTGTTCTCAACCGTG GACAACAAGCCATCCGTTATTTCACTGCAGAAGTTGATTGTGCGAGAGGTGGCTCACGAGGAGCGGGCCATGTTTCTCATCTGCGCCTCCTCGAACGAGCCCGAGATGTACGAAATCCACACAGCCTCGAAAGAAGACCGTAACACGTGGATCACCCACATCCGTCAGGCCGTGGAGAG CTGTCCACATACAGAAGAGAGATTGTTTAGTGAGGAAGAGGAAGCCAGAGTCACCCGGTTCAAAGAGTTTCACG ATCGCCTGACGTTGAAGGATGCTCAGATCGTCCAGAGCCTCACGGAGAAGCTGCAGTTGTTTGCAGAGCTGGCTGAATCTGTGGCCGGTCTAGAAGACACCAGCTCTCGCTCCCGTCTGCTGCTGCGGGGGGACGCCTCTGACCTCCAGCAGGGGGAGCAGCTGCTCAAAGGAGCCATTACTGAAG TGGAGAACCTTCAGAACCTCCTGGCATCTGGAGCTCGGGAAACATCTCCACAGACTGAGGGGAACCAGAGTCCGTCCTTGAGTCTGCTGCCACGCAGAGCAGACACTTTCGGCGGATACGACAGCATTGCTACCATACTGCCTAAGA ACGGCAGTATAAAGAAGAAGGTTCCCGGAGCATCCGGCAGGACCAGGGACCGGAGTCAGAGGGCCAGCTCGGATCCGCTGCTCAAAGAGGTCTACACGTGTCAGGACCAGGATGAGCCG GACGAGGCCTCCTCACGTGGCTGCCACAAAATGTGGTCCAGCTGTAAATTTCCAGAATCAGAG TTCTATGAGCGAGTGCTGCTGCTGTCCCAGAGGCTCTACAGTTTACAG GCCATAATTTCCCAGCAGGACAGCCACATCGAGCTCCAGCGGACCTCTCTCCTCACCGCCGAGCGGGACCGTCCCGGCAGCCGGAACCGTGGCACCGACGTGCTCCTGGAGCAGGAAAAGCAGCGCAACCTGGAGAAGCACCGCGAGGAGCTTGCCAACTTCCAGCGGCTGCAGAGCCAGCATAGGCAGGAGCAAGCACGCTGGGAACGGGAGCGGGAGAAGCAGCGACGGCAGGCCGAGGCCGACCAGCAGAGGCTGAAGGAGAGGGAGGAGGAGTGTCGGCGGCTGGAGGTGCGTTTGGCCGAGGAGAGGCAAGAACTGGAGAGGCAAAGACAGACGTACCAGCAAGACCTGGAGAGGCTGAGAGAGTCCACACGTTCGgttgagaaagagagagaacggTTGGAGCAACAGAGGAAGTTGAAGAAGCACAACACGGTACCGAATACGGCAGCACTGTACGCACAGGAAGTTGGACAG CTTTCCGTTTCCTCCAGCGTCAACGGTGAGCTGCTGTTTGGCAGAGGAGGGGACCAGGCGCTACCTCTAAAGTCGCACCTGAGGACCACTCTCTCCGCATCCCCCGCCGACTACCCAGAGCGCCCTGAAGTCCACTCGCGCCGGGAGAGCTCCTGCAATACCCTGCCGGCCAAGACGGAGGTTCCCATCCATCTCATCAGCACCACAAACCAGCTGCACAAGCCGGGCAGCGTCCAGCAGCAGATACCGACCAAACTCGCCGCACTCAGCAAGGGCAAGGAGAGGAGCGGGAAGAGCAAGAGTGCGCACCGCTCCGAGAGTATGG CTTCTGTTGACATGAAGGCGACGATCAAGCTGTCAGCGAGGGATTCGGATGGAGGTCACAAAGCACGCCGGCCCATCAGCCCCCACCAACCACAACATTCGCACTCAG ATTCCCTCAGCCCTCCAGACGCTTATACAGACGTCCAGTCCAGCCTCGCGCCCGCCGCTCTCAAAAGCCACAACCAGACCTCCCAGCACAACCTCCCGTACACCGTTAGCGATGAAGTCGCCAAGGAGGACGTTATCTTTTTTTGA
- the arhgef18b gene encoding rho guanine nucleotide exchange factor 18 isoform X2, whose translation MADPPLNNSWPSFSWMKRWSFKRASDCKPCTQIRAPVSAPSSSSSLSPASIPEDVFFSSSPEDKRNFLAESDECSSEEDLLDLCSSLRDSEYFRDLQLGSIDQPDVQLPFLTAPDKGPTPLLPPVSTSESGSRQDSTEFHTHQLDQIDHTGIFAGGEAMDRLVAIRSSEYQDYPEFEQDEDSDSDNFPILVRSMSTSRRHSWEAPVSPIDLGRRFSLDTTGIDSDGEREDQCLAKSSHLPSPSFSESSVEETTGAVESESPKTTPPSPARTVYSRSEILATDEKSQADKVSRILETSKQAAREAREEQESEEGLQSVEGRSHVLMVQKVLQELKQYHGAKRRNSSTERKEERGSVTWYEFLEIENDEEEGERPERQERGTKVKRTLSSLRSRVTGSFNKDKGKTREKEQHKEKNREREKDKEKEKELREREKVRRRSVSGHQLVPGSFSSWATCSLCSKTLQRKHGLQCLNCAVNVHKSCKNLLPECSSKSKTKESVHKSSNTAAQLYSQALRDPCSALTPINGSSRTSRCASGMTVPPKGHSAQPAASSNPTVSHNSSSCPITGEMDEVDGFRLKRPTDDTVSLASTAPESLIVEDAYYTTVRGELEAIAQDFEVESWSLAVDQHFLKKYSKEMMKRQDVIYELIQTEIHHVRTLKIMLRVYARELRETLQLDDRKLDCLFPQLDSLLELHSHFLSRLRERRTESLQPGSDHNYAIHKISDILISQFSGELGERMKESYGDFCSRHTEAVNYYKEQLQSNKKFQNLMRKISNLSIVRRLGVPECILLVTQRITKYPVLVERILQNTEARTEEHEGLAQALGLIKDTIVQVDSQVNLYEKEARLREITSKMEPKSLGKIKDGRVFRKEDLSQGRRILLFEGMVNWKSASGRLKDILAVLLTDVLVLLQEKDQRYVFSTVDNKPSVISLQKLIVREVAHEERAMFLICASSNEPEMYEIHTASKEDRNTWITHIRQAVESCPHTEERLFSEEEEARVTRFKEFHDRLTLKDAQIVQSLTEKLQLFAELAESVAGLEDTSSRSRLLLRGDASDLQQGEQLLKGAITEVENLQNLLASGARETSPQTEGNQSPSLSLLPRRADTFGGYDSIATILPKNGSIKKKVPGASGRTRDRSQRASSDPLLKEVYTCQDQDEPDEASSRGCHKMWSSCKFPESEFYERVLLLSQRLYSLQAIISQQDSHIELQRTSLLTAERDRPGSRNRGTDVLLEQEKQRNLEKHREELANFQRLQSQHRQEQARWEREREKQRRQAEADQQRLKEREEECRRLEVRLAEERQELERQRQTYQQDLERLRESTRSVEKERERLEQQRKLKKHNTVPNTAALYAQEVGQLSVSSSVNGELLFGRGGDQALPLKSHLRTTLSASPADYPERPEVHSRRESSCNTLPAKTEVPIHLISTTNQLHKPGSVQQQIPTKLAALSKGKERSGKSKSAHRSESMASVDMKATIKLSARDSDGGHKARRPISPHQPQHSHSDSLSPPDAYTDVQSSLAPAALKSHNQTSQHNLPYTVSDEVAKEDVIFF comes from the exons AGGAACTTTTTGGCTGAGAGTGACGAGTGCAGCAGTGAGGAGGATCTTTTAGACCTCTGCTCTTCTCTGAGAGACTCAGAATATTTCAGAGACCTGCAACTCGGATCCATTGACCAACCAGACGTGCAACTTCCTTTCTTAACGGCACCTGACAAGGGTCCTACCCCTTTGTTACCTCCTGTGTCCACATCAGAGAGTGGATCTAGGCAGGATTCCACAGAGTTCCACACCCATCAACTTGACCAGATAGACCACACTGGGATTTTTGCTGGAGGGGAAGCCATGGATCGCTTGGTTGCTATCAGATCTTCAGAGTACCAGGATTATCCAGAATTCGAGCAAGATGAGGACTCGGACTCGGATAACTTTCCTATATTGGTTCGATCTATGTCCACGTCACGTAGACACAGCTGGGAAGCGCCAGTATCACCAATTGACCTGGGCAGAAG ATTCAGTCTAGACACCACCGGCATTGACAGTGATGGGGAAAGAGAGGACCAGTGTTTGGCCAAAAGTTCCCATTTACCATCTCCCTCCTTCTCCGAAAGCTCAGTTGAAGAAACGACCGGTGCCGTGGAAAGTGAAAGCCCCAAAACAACG CCGCCCTCACCAGCAAGGACAGTGTATTCCAGATCTGAAATTCTTGCAACTGATGAAAAATCGCAAGCTGACAAAGTTTCCCGCATACTGGAGACTTCTAAGCAGGCTGCCAGAGAGGCTAGAG AAGAGCAGGAGTCGGAAGAGGGGCTGCAGTCTGTGGAGGGACGAAGTCATGT GCTGATGGTACAGAAAGTTCTACAGGAGCTTAAGCAGTATCACGG AGCTAAACGCAGAAATTCAAGCACAGAAAGAAAAGAGGAGAGAGGGAGTGTCACGTGGTACGAGTTTCTCGAAATTGA AAATGATGAGGAAGAGGGGGAAAGACCGGAGCGTCAGGAAAGAGGCACCAAAGTCAAGCGGACTCTGAGCTCGTTGAGGAGTCGCGTGACCGGATCCTTCAACAAAGACAAA GGTAAGACTCGAGAGAAAGAGCAGCACAAAgagaaaaacagagagagagagaaggacaaagagaaagagaaagagttgAGAGAGCGTGAGAAAGTGCGGCGCCGCAGCGTGAGCGGCCACCAGCTCGTGCCTGGCTCATTTTCAAGCTGGGCGACATGTTCACTGTGCAGCAAGACCCTGCAGAGGAAGCATGGCCTGCAGTGTTTGA ACTGCGCCGTGAACGTCCACAAGAGCTGCAAGAACCTGCTGCCCGAGTGTAGCAGTAAAAGCAAG ACAAAAGAATCGGTGCACAAGTCGTCAAACACCGCAGCTCAGTTGTATAGCCAAG CTCTGCGGGACCCCTGCTCTGCCCTGACTCCCATCAATGGCTCGTCCCGAACGTCACGCTGTGCTTCAGGTATGACCGTTCCGCCCAAAGGACACAGCGCCCAACCTGCCGCCTCCAGCAACCCTACAGTCAGCCACAACAGCAGCAGCTG CCCTATCACAGGAGAGATGGACGAGGTTGACGGATTCAGGCTGAAGCGCCCCACTGACGACACTGTATCTCTCGCCTCCACAGCGCCCGAATCTCTCATCGTTGAAG ATGCATATTACACCACAGTGCGAGGGGAGCTGGAAGCCATCGCGCAAGACTTCGAGGTGGAGTCCTGGAGTCTGGCTGTGGATCAGCACTTCTTAAAGAAGTATTCAAAGGAGATGATGAAGAGACAGGATGTTATATATG AGCTCATCCAGACAGAGATCCACCACGTGCGGACACTCAAGATCATGCTCCGCGTGTATGCTCGAGAGCTGCGGGAGACGCTACAGCTGGACGACAGGAAGCTGGACTGTCTGTTTCCCCAGCTGGACAGTCTGCTGGAGCTGCACAGCCACTTCCTGTCCCGGCTCAGGGAGCGTCGCACAGAATCCCTGCAGCCGGGCAGCGATCACAACTATGCCATCCATAAAATTTCAGATATCCTTATATCCCAG TTTTCTGGAGAACTTGGAGAGCGAATGAAGGAAAGTTATGGGGATTTCTGCAGTCGACACACAGAGGCTGTCAACTACTACAAAGAGCAGCTCCAGAGCAACAAGAAGTTCCAGAATCTCATGAGA AAAATAAGTAATCTGTCAATAGTGCGGCGGTTAGGCGTTCCAGAGTGCATCTTGCTGGTGACACAGCGAATCACCAAGTATCCTGTTCTTGTGGAGCGCATCCTGCAAAACACAGAAG CCAGGACAGAGGAACATGAAGGATTAGCACAAGCTCTCGGCCTAATCAAAGACACCATAGTTCAGGTGGACTCCCAGGTCAATCTCTACGAGAAGGAAGCACGGCTCAGGGAAATCACCTCCAAGATGGAGCCCAAGTCCCTCGGGAAAATCAAAGATGGACGTGTCTTTCGTAAGGAGGACCTTTCTCAGGGCCGCCGCATACTCTTGTTCGAGGGTATGGTAAACTGGAAATCAGCATCTGGTCGCCTCAAAG ATATTCTAGCTGTACTTCTTACCGATGTTCTCGTCTTGTTGCAAGAAAAGGATCAGAGATATGTGTTCTCAACCGTG GACAACAAGCCATCCGTTATTTCACTGCAGAAGTTGATTGTGCGAGAGGTGGCTCACGAGGAGCGGGCCATGTTTCTCATCTGCGCCTCCTCGAACGAGCCCGAGATGTACGAAATCCACACAGCCTCGAAAGAAGACCGTAACACGTGGATCACCCACATCCGTCAGGCCGTGGAGAG CTGTCCACATACAGAAGAGAGATTGTTTAGTGAGGAAGAGGAAGCCAGAGTCACCCGGTTCAAAGAGTTTCACG ATCGCCTGACGTTGAAGGATGCTCAGATCGTCCAGAGCCTCACGGAGAAGCTGCAGTTGTTTGCAGAGCTGGCTGAATCTGTGGCCGGTCTAGAAGACACCAGCTCTCGCTCCCGTCTGCTGCTGCGGGGGGACGCCTCTGACCTCCAGCAGGGGGAGCAGCTGCTCAAAGGAGCCATTACTGAAG TGGAGAACCTTCAGAACCTCCTGGCATCTGGAGCTCGGGAAACATCTCCACAGACTGAGGGGAACCAGAGTCCGTCCTTGAGTCTGCTGCCACGCAGAGCAGACACTTTCGGCGGATACGACAGCATTGCTACCATACTGCCTAAGA ACGGCAGTATAAAGAAGAAGGTTCCCGGAGCATCCGGCAGGACCAGGGACCGGAGTCAGAGGGCCAGCTCGGATCCGCTGCTCAAAGAGGTCTACACGTGTCAGGACCAGGATGAGCCG GACGAGGCCTCCTCACGTGGCTGCCACAAAATGTGGTCCAGCTGTAAATTTCCAGAATCAGAG TTCTATGAGCGAGTGCTGCTGCTGTCCCAGAGGCTCTACAGTTTACAG GCCATAATTTCCCAGCAGGACAGCCACATCGAGCTCCAGCGGACCTCTCTCCTCACCGCCGAGCGGGACCGTCCCGGCAGCCGGAACCGTGGCACCGACGTGCTCCTGGAGCAGGAAAAGCAGCGCAACCTGGAGAAGCACCGCGAGGAGCTTGCCAACTTCCAGCGGCTGCAGAGCCAGCATAGGCAGGAGCAAGCACGCTGGGAACGGGAGCGGGAGAAGCAGCGACGGCAGGCCGAGGCCGACCAGCAGAGGCTGAAGGAGAGGGAGGAGGAGTGTCGGCGGCTGGAGGTGCGTTTGGCCGAGGAGAGGCAAGAACTGGAGAGGCAAAGACAGACGTACCAGCAAGACCTGGAGAGGCTGAGAGAGTCCACACGTTCGgttgagaaagagagagaacggTTGGAGCAACAGAGGAAGTTGAAGAAGCACAACACGGTACCGAATACGGCAGCACTGTACGCACAGGAAGTTGGACAG CTTTCCGTTTCCTCCAGCGTCAACGGTGAGCTGCTGTTTGGCAGAGGAGGGGACCAGGCGCTACCTCTAAAGTCGCACCTGAGGACCACTCTCTCCGCATCCCCCGCCGACTACCCAGAGCGCCCTGAAGTCCACTCGCGCCGGGAGAGCTCCTGCAATACCCTGCCGGCCAAGACGGAGGTTCCCATCCATCTCATCAGCACCACAAACCAGCTGCACAAGCCGGGCAGCGTCCAGCAGCAGATACCGACCAAACTCGCCGCACTCAGCAAGGGCAAGGAGAGGAGCGGGAAGAGCAAGAGTGCGCACCGCTCCGAGAGTATGG CTTCTGTTGACATGAAGGCGACGATCAAGCTGTCAGCGAGGGATTCGGATGGAGGTCACAAAGCACGCCGGCCCATCAGCCCCCACCAACCACAACATTCGCACTCAG ATTCCCTCAGCCCTCCAGACGCTTATACAGACGTCCAGTCCAGCCTCGCGCCCGCCGCTCTCAAAAGCCACAACCAGACCTCCCAGCACAACCTCCCGTACACCGTTAGCGATGAAGTCGCCAAGGAGGACGTTATCTTTTTTTGA